In one Diabrotica virgifera virgifera chromosome 7, PGI_DIABVI_V3a genomic region, the following are encoded:
- the LOC126888039 gene encoding uncharacterized protein LOC126888039, which produces MCNCKRRHRHGELQLWEMQWKDTDEFPKTALDALDSCNRDLFPTVSKLLLVLATLPISNASAERSFQSLKRIKSWLRTRMRQDRLIGLALLHAHRDIPVDPTKVLERFAKSGH; this is translated from the exons ATGTGCAACTGCAAAAGACGACATCGACATG GTgaactacagctttgggaaatgCAATGGAAAGACACGGACGAATTTCCAAAAACAGCGCTGGACGCGTTAGACAGTTGTAACAGAGATTTGTTCCCGACAGTCAGCAAGCTACTTCTAGTCTTAGCTACACTTCCCATCAGCAATGCTTCTGCAGAGCGTAGCTTTCAATCTCTAAAGAGAATAAAGTCGTGGCTAAGAACACGGATGCGTCAAGACAGGTTGATTGGACTTGCTCTACTCCATGCCCATCGAGACATCCCTGTAGACCCAACGAAAGTTTTAGAACGATTCGCCAAAAGTGGCCATTGA
- the LOC126888520 gene encoding E3 SUMO-protein ligase KIAA1586-like — protein sequence MNKIGRVLSTRWVASSFRTVSAVWFGFQALANHFSKAINDPDRTSTEKSKYSGLLNRLTSQSFLLNLAFMFDILAELALLSESLENRNTSIVYADKLINRSVRYLEHLKEKPGTKVLEAQIAIKEGNFASVVLKTNPKIVSFNGQQLISSVINNLKQRMFVTTFDGEAQYEDLINSFKVLEPEYWPTCIPPSFGQTQVEQLCKRFKLNVNKAVSAYRDYLDNSRQVPDGLQELLNCTKIIPCSSADCERGFSCMNNMVTPSRNALTVAHVSSLMFIKIQGPPLQEWQPETYVTKWLRSYRSADDSRTRVAENPKKNAKKDAFWHLL from the coding sequence ATGAACAAAATCGGAAGAGTGTTGAGCACAAGATGGGTAGCCAGTAGCTTTCGTACCGTTTCGGCTGTGTGGTTTGGCTTTCAAGCTTTGGCAAACCATTTCTCTAAAGCCATAAACGATCCTGACAGAACATCGACTGAAAAAAGCAAATATAGTGGTTTATTAAATAGGCTAACATCTCAGAGTTTTCTACTAAACTTGGCCTTTATGTTTGACATTCTTGCTGAATTGGCTTTGTTATCAGAGAGCTTAGAGAATAGAAACACTTCTATTGTGTATGCAGACAAACTGATAAACAGATCCGTAAGATATTTAGAGCACTTAAAGGAGAAGCCAGGCACGAAAGTTCTGGAAGCACAAATCGCCATAAAAGAAGGAAATTTTGCATCAGTTGTGTTAAAAACTAATCCAAAAATTGTATCGTTCAATGGACAGCAACTTATTTCTAGTGTTATAAATAACCTAAAGCAAAGAATGTTTGTCACCACATTTGATGGGGAAGCCCAATATGAAGATCTTATAAACTCTTTTAAAGTATTAGAACCTGAGTATTGGCCAACCTGCATTCCACCAAGTTTTGGTCAAACTCAAGTAGAGCAACTGTGCAAGAGATTTAAATTGAACGTCAACAAAGCTGTCTCTGCCTACAGAGACTATTTGGACAACAGCCGACAAGTGCCTGATGGATTGCAAGAACTGTTAAACTGCACTAAAATAATACCTTGCAGCTCAGCTGATTGTGAACGGGGTTTCAGTTGTATGAACAATATGGTTACACCATCAAGAAACGCTTTGACTGTTGCTCATGTATCATCATTGATGTTCATAAAAATCCAAGGTCCACCTCTCCAAGAATGGCAGCCTGAGACGTACGTCACTAAATGGCTGAGGAGCTACCGGTCTGCAGACGATTCCAGGACAAGAGTTGCAGAAAACCCAAAAAAGAACGCAAAGAAGGATGCATTTTGGCACTTACTTTGA